Proteins co-encoded in one Mycobacterium mantenii genomic window:
- the mptB gene encoding polyprenol phosphomannose-dependent alpha 1,6 mannosyltransferase MptB has translation MAARHHTLSSSIASLHGDEQAVGSPLNDTELTALRRIRLFGATGTVVMAIGALGAGARPVVQDPTFGVRLLNLPSRIQTVSLTMTTTGAVMMALAWLMLGRFALGNRRMSRGDLDRTLLLWVLPLLIAPPMYSKDVYSYLAQSQISLEGLDPYRVGPASGLGLSHIFTLSVPTLWRETPAPYGPLFLWIGRGISAITGENIVAAVLCHRLVELLGVGLIVWATPRLARRCGVAEVSALWLGAANPLLIMHLVAGVHNEALMLGLMLAGAEFALRGIDAPRLVPASWKRPGPDWEPLGMLVAGAVLIVLSSQVKLPSLLALGFVTMALAYRCGGTLRALLLTGGGMAALSLAVMALVGWASGLGFGWIFTLGTANVVRSWMSPPTLLALGTGQVGILLGLGDHTTAVLGLTRAIGVLIITVMVAWLLLAVFRGRLHPIGGLGVALGITVLLFPVVQPWYLLWAIIPLAAWATRTGFRVAAIVISLVVGIFGPTANGDRFALFQIIDATLASTVIVVALIALTYTRLPWRRPPVQATESNGQPVADPAATPQTPPTPRPAPAHDAYADST, from the coding sequence ATGGCAGCCCGCCACCACACGCTGAGCTCATCGATCGCGAGTCTGCACGGCGACGAGCAAGCAGTGGGCTCGCCGCTGAACGATACCGAGCTCACCGCGCTGCGTCGCATCCGCCTGTTCGGCGCCACCGGCACCGTGGTGATGGCGATCGGCGCGCTGGGCGCCGGCGCCCGGCCCGTTGTACAGGACCCCACCTTCGGGGTGCGGCTGCTCAACCTGCCGTCACGGATCCAGACCGTGTCGTTAACCATGACGACGACCGGCGCGGTCATGATGGCGCTGGCCTGGTTGATGCTCGGCCGGTTCGCGCTGGGAAACCGGCGGATGTCGCGCGGCGACCTGGACCGCACCCTGCTGCTGTGGGTGCTGCCGCTGCTGATCGCCCCGCCGATGTACAGCAAGGACGTCTACTCCTATCTGGCGCAAAGCCAGATCTCCCTGGAGGGTCTCGACCCGTACCGGGTGGGCCCGGCCTCGGGGCTGGGCCTGTCCCACATCTTCACGCTGTCGGTGCCGACGCTGTGGCGCGAGACGCCCGCACCGTACGGGCCGCTGTTCTTGTGGATCGGACGCGGCATCTCGGCGATCACCGGGGAGAACATCGTCGCCGCCGTGCTGTGTCACCGGCTGGTGGAGCTGCTGGGCGTGGGACTGATCGTGTGGGCGACACCGCGGCTGGCCCGGCGCTGCGGCGTCGCCGAGGTCAGCGCGTTGTGGCTGGGGGCGGCCAATCCGCTGCTGATCATGCATCTGGTGGCCGGCGTGCACAACGAGGCGCTGATGCTGGGCTTGATGCTGGCCGGGGCGGAATTCGCGCTCCGCGGCATCGACGCACCCCGGCTGGTGCCCGCGTCGTGGAAGCGGCCGGGGCCGGACTGGGAACCGCTGGGGATGCTGGTCGCGGGAGCCGTGCTGATCGTGTTGTCGTCGCAGGTGAAGCTGCCGTCGCTGCTGGCGCTGGGCTTCGTGACGATGGCGCTCGCCTACCGCTGCGGTGGCACCCTGCGTGCCCTGCTGCTGACCGGCGGCGGCATGGCGGCGTTGTCGCTGGCGGTGATGGCGCTGGTGGGCTGGGCCAGCGGCCTCGGCTTCGGCTGGATCTTCACCCTGGGCACCGCCAACGTGGTGCGCAGCTGGATGTCACCGCCTACCCTGCTGGCGCTCGGCACCGGCCAGGTTGGCATCCTGCTGGGCCTGGGTGATCACACCACCGCGGTGCTGGGGCTGACCCGCGCGATCGGTGTGCTGATCATCACGGTCATGGTGGCGTGGCTGCTCCTCGCCGTCTTCCGCGGCCGGCTGCACCCGATCGGCGGCCTGGGTGTCGCGCTGGGCATCACGGTGCTGCTGTTCCCCGTCGTGCAGCCCTGGTATCTGCTGTGGGCCATCATCCCGCTGGCCGCCTGGGCGACCCGTACCGGCTTCCGGGTGGCCGCCATCGTCATCAGCCTGGTCGTCGGGATCTTCGGCCCGACGGCCAACGGCGACCGCTTCGCGCTGTTCCAGATTATCGACGCCACCTTGGCCAGCACCGTCATCGTCGTCGCGCTCATCGCGTTGACCTACACCCGCCTGCCGTGGCGCCGCCCGCCGGTCCAGGCCACCGAATCCAACGGCCAACCGGTCGCCGATCCGGCGGCAACGCCGCAGACTCCGCCGACCCCCCGGCCGGCGCCGGCACATGACGCCTACGCTGATTCCACGTGA
- a CDS encoding helix-turn-helix transcriptional regulator gives MVDRSPELRHTGVVKIRTSLDEATAGGVAVAGVADVGAPVPDGHTRRAIVRLLLESGSITAGEIGDRLGLAAAGVRRHLDALIEAGDAESTAPAAWQQVGRGRPAKRYRLTAAGRAKLDHAYDDLAAAAMRQLREIGGEEAVRAFARQRIDTILADVPAADSAADEDVEAAAGRIATALTKAGYVTTTTQVGGPIHGVQICQHHCPVSHVAEEFPELCDAEQQAMAEVLGTHVQRLATIVNGNCACTTHVPLTQATSTAPSPRRDTTSIKGASR, from the coding sequence TTGGTAGACCGATCCCCGGAATTGCGTCACACTGGTGTTGTGAAAATCCGAACCAGCCTCGATGAGGCCACCGCGGGCGGCGTCGCAGTTGCCGGCGTGGCGGACGTCGGCGCGCCGGTGCCGGATGGTCACACCCGCCGCGCGATCGTGCGGCTGCTGCTGGAGTCCGGATCGATCACCGCCGGCGAGATCGGTGACCGGCTGGGGCTGGCGGCCGCCGGTGTGCGACGCCATCTCGACGCACTGATCGAGGCCGGCGATGCCGAGTCCACGGCGCCCGCGGCGTGGCAACAGGTAGGCCGCGGACGTCCCGCCAAGCGCTATCGGTTGACCGCGGCCGGCCGCGCCAAGCTCGACCACGCCTACGACGACCTGGCGGCGGCGGCCATGCGGCAGCTGCGCGAAATCGGCGGTGAAGAGGCGGTGCGGGCGTTCGCCCGGCAGCGCATCGACACCATTTTGGCCGACGTTCCCGCGGCCGACAGTGCGGCCGACGAAGACGTCGAGGCGGCCGCCGGCCGGATCGCCACCGCGTTGACCAAGGCCGGCTATGTCACCACCACCACGCAGGTCGGCGGGCCGATCCACGGCGTGCAGATCTGCCAGCACCACTGCCCGGTGTCCCACGTCGCCGAGGAATTCCCCGAGCTGTGCGACGCCGAACAGCAGGCCATGGCCGAGGTGCTGGGCACCCACGTCCAGCGGTTGGCGACCATCGTCAACGGCAACTGCGCCTGCACCACGCACGTACCCCTGACTCAGGCAACCAGCACGGCGCCCAGCCCGCGCCGCGACACCACGAGCATCAAAGGAGCGTCTCGATGA
- the sufB gene encoding Fe-S cluster assembly protein SufB: MTLTPEASKTVTAPLTQEEAIASLGKYGYGWSDSDVAGASAQRGLSEAVVRDISAKKNEPEWMLETRLKALRIFDKKPMPSWGSNLEGIHFDNIKYFVRSSEKQAATWDDLPADIKNTYDRLGIPEAEKQRLVSGVAAQYESEVVYHSIREDLEKLGVIFLDTDTALREHPEIFRQYFATVIPAGDNKFSALNTAVWSGGSFIYVPPGVHVDIPLQAYFRINTENMGQFERTLIIVDEGAYVHYVEGCTAPIYKSDSLHSAVVEIIVKPGGRCRYTTIQNWSNNVYNLVTKRARAEAGATMEWVDGNIGSKVTMKYPAVWMTGEYAKGEVLSVAFAGEGQHQDTGAKMLHLAPNTSSNIVSKSVARGGGRTSYRGLVQVNKGAHGSRSSVKCDALLVDTISRSDTYPYVDIREDDVTMGHEATVSKVSENQLFYLMSRGLTEDEAMAMVVRGFVEPIAKELPMEYALELNRLIELQMEGAVG; this comes from the coding sequence ATGACCCTCACACCCGAGGCCAGCAAGACGGTTACCGCACCGTTGACCCAGGAAGAGGCGATCGCCTCGCTGGGCAAATACGGCTACGGCTGGTCCGATTCCGACGTCGCGGGCGCCAGCGCCCAGCGCGGGCTGTCGGAGGCGGTGGTCCGCGACATCTCGGCGAAGAAGAACGAGCCGGAGTGGATGCTGGAGACCCGACTGAAGGCGCTGCGCATCTTCGACAAGAAGCCGATGCCGAGCTGGGGCTCCAACCTCGAGGGCATCCACTTCGACAACATCAAGTACTTCGTGCGCTCCAGCGAGAAGCAGGCAGCGACCTGGGACGATCTGCCCGCGGATATCAAGAACACCTACGACAGGCTGGGCATCCCGGAAGCCGAGAAGCAGCGGCTGGTGTCCGGTGTCGCTGCCCAGTACGAGTCGGAGGTGGTCTACCACTCCATCCGTGAGGATCTGGAGAAACTGGGCGTCATCTTCCTGGACACCGATACGGCGCTGCGCGAGCACCCCGAGATCTTCCGGCAGTACTTCGCCACCGTGATCCCGGCCGGGGACAACAAGTTCTCCGCGCTGAACACCGCTGTGTGGTCGGGCGGTTCGTTCATCTACGTCCCGCCGGGCGTGCACGTCGATATTCCGCTGCAGGCCTACTTCCGGATCAACACCGAAAACATGGGGCAGTTCGAGCGGACGCTGATCATCGTCGACGAGGGTGCCTACGTGCACTACGTCGAGGGCTGTACCGCGCCGATCTACAAGAGTGATTCGCTGCACTCCGCGGTGGTCGAGATCATCGTGAAGCCCGGTGGCCGTTGCCGTTACACGACGATCCAGAACTGGTCGAACAACGTGTACAACCTGGTCACCAAGCGTGCCCGCGCCGAGGCCGGCGCCACCATGGAGTGGGTCGACGGCAACATCGGGTCCAAGGTGACGATGAAGTATCCGGCGGTCTGGATGACCGGCGAGTACGCCAAGGGTGAGGTGCTGTCGGTGGCGTTCGCCGGCGAGGGCCAGCACCAGGACACCGGCGCGAAGATGCTGCACCTGGCGCCGAACACGTCGAGCAACATCGTGTCCAAGTCGGTGGCTCGTGGCGGCGGCCGCACCTCCTACCGCGGCCTGGTGCAGGTGAACAAGGGCGCGCACGGATCGCGTTCCAGTGTGAAATGTGATGCGCTGCTGGTCGATACGATCAGCCGCAGCGACACCTACCCCTACGTCGACATCCGCGAGGACGACGTCACCATGGGCCACGAGGCCACCGTGTCCAAGGTCAGCGAGAATCAGCTGTTCTACCTGATGAGCCGGGGCCTGACCGAGGATGAGGCGATGGCCATGGTGGTGCGCGGCTTCGTCGAGCCGATCGCCAAAGAGCTGCCGATGGAGTATGCGCTGGAGCTCAACCGGCTGATCGAGCTGCAGATGGAGGGCGCTGTCGGATGA
- the sufD gene encoding Fe-S cluster assembly protein SufD, translating to MTAHNLTSAVEGSSLTALNKGELFSSFDVDAFEVPHGRDEIWRFTPLRRLRGLHDGSARATGKTEISVSEQPGLCVETVRRGDERLGQGGVPTDRVAAQAFSSFNSATLITVERDTRIAEPIAVTVTGPGAGAVAYGHLQIRVAELAEAVVVIDHRGSGTLADNVEFVVDDAARLTVVWLADWADDAVHVSMHHAKLGKDAVLRHVAVTLGGEVVRMTANVRYLRPGGDAELLGLYFADDGQHLESRLLVDHAQPDCKSYVLYKGALQGDSDSALPDAHTVWIGDVLIRAEATGTDTFEVNRNLVLTDGARADSVPNLEIETGEIVGAGHASATGRFDDEQLFYLRSRGIPEEQARRLVIRGFFAEIISKIAVPDIRERLTAAIEHELALTEKTETTAS from the coding sequence ATGACCGCCCACAATCTGACTTCGGCCGTCGAGGGGAGTTCGCTTACCGCATTGAATAAGGGGGAGCTGTTCTCCTCGTTCGATGTGGACGCGTTCGAGGTCCCGCACGGTCGTGACGAAATATGGCGGTTCACCCCGTTGCGCCGGCTGCGTGGCCTGCACGACGGGTCAGCGCGCGCCACCGGCAAGACCGAGATCAGCGTCAGCGAGCAGCCCGGCCTGTGCGTCGAGACCGTCCGCCGCGGCGACGAGCGTCTCGGTCAGGGCGGCGTGCCGACCGACCGTGTTGCCGCGCAAGCATTTTCGTCATTCAACTCCGCAACCCTGATCACCGTCGAGCGCGACACCCGCATCGCCGAGCCGATCGCCGTCACCGTCACCGGCCCCGGTGCGGGCGCGGTGGCCTACGGGCACCTGCAGATCCGGGTCGCCGAGCTCGCCGAGGCGGTCGTGGTGATCGACCACCGGGGCAGCGGAACCCTGGCCGACAACGTCGAATTCGTCGTCGACGACGCCGCCCGGCTCACCGTGGTGTGGCTCGCCGACTGGGCCGACGACGCCGTGCACGTCAGCATGCACCACGCCAAGCTGGGCAAGGACGCGGTGCTGCGCCACGTGGCCGTCACGCTCGGCGGCGAGGTGGTCCGGATGACCGCCAACGTGCGCTACCTACGCCCGGGCGGCGACGCCGAGCTGCTGGGCCTGTACTTCGCCGACGACGGACAGCACCTGGAGTCGCGGCTGCTGGTGGATCACGCACAGCCCGACTGCAAGTCGTATGTGCTGTACAAGGGTGCGCTGCAAGGCGATTCGGACTCCGCGCTGCCCGACGCGCACACCGTCTGGATCGGCGACGTCTTGATCCGCGCCGAAGCCACCGGCACCGACACCTTCGAGGTGAACCGCAACCTGGTGCTCACCGACGGTGCGCGAGCCGACTCGGTGCCCAACTTGGAGATCGAGACGGGCGAGATCGTCGGCGCCGGGCACGCCAGTGCCACCGGCCGTTTCGACGACGAGCAACTGTTCTACCTACGCTCCCGCGGCATCCCCGAGGAGCAGGCGCGCCGCCTGGTGATCCGCGGCTTCTTCGCCGAAATCATCTCCAAGATCGCGGTGCCCGACATACGGGAACGCCTGACCGCAGCCATCGAACACGAACTGGCCTTAACCGAAAAGACGGAAACAACAGCCTCATGA
- the sufC gene encoding Fe-S cluster assembly ATPase SufC, which yields MTTLEIKDLHVSVVNPNAAESEREIPILNGVDLTVKSGETHALMGPNGSGKSTLSYAIAGHPKYTVTSGSITLDGEDVLAMSIDERARAGIFLAMQYPVEVPGVSVSNFLRSAATAVRGEAPKLRHWVKEVKAAMGSLEIDPAFAERSVNEGFSGGEKKRHEILQLELLKPKIAILDETDSGLDVDALRVVSEGVNRYAEAGWDDGTGQPVRGGILLITHYTRILRYIHPEYVHVFVGGRIAESGGSELADELEQNGYVRFSQAAATGA from the coding sequence ATGACCACTCTCGAAATCAAAGACCTCCACGTCAGCGTCGTAAACCCGAACGCCGCCGAGTCCGAGCGCGAGATCCCCATTCTCAACGGGGTCGACCTGACGGTGAAATCCGGTGAGACGCACGCCTTGATGGGGCCCAACGGTTCGGGCAAGTCGACGCTGTCATACGCCATCGCCGGCCACCCCAAGTACACGGTGACCTCGGGCTCCATCACGCTGGACGGCGAGGACGTGCTGGCGATGAGCATCGACGAGCGCGCCCGCGCCGGAATCTTTTTGGCCATGCAGTATCCCGTCGAGGTGCCCGGCGTCTCGGTGTCGAACTTTCTGCGCTCGGCGGCGACCGCCGTGCGCGGTGAGGCCCCGAAACTGCGGCACTGGGTCAAAGAGGTCAAGGCGGCGATGGGCTCGCTGGAAATCGACCCGGCGTTCGCCGAGCGCAGCGTCAACGAGGGTTTCTCCGGTGGTGAGAAGAAGCGCCACGAGATCCTGCAGCTGGAACTGCTCAAGCCCAAAATCGCCATCCTCGACGAGACCGACTCCGGGCTGGACGTCGACGCGCTGCGGGTGGTCAGCGAGGGCGTGAACCGCTACGCCGAGGCCGGCTGGGACGATGGCACCGGCCAGCCGGTGCGGGGCGGCATCCTGCTGATCACGCACTACACCCGCATCCTGCGCTACATCCACCCCGAATACGTGCACGTGTTCGTCGGCGGGCGGATCGCCGAGTCCGGCGGGTCGGAGCTGGCCGACGAACTCGAGCAGAACGGCTACGTCCGCTTCTCCCAAGCGGCGGCAACCGGGGCCTGA
- a CDS encoding cysteine desulfurase, which yields MATPSAAVSTLDVAAIRADFPILKRVMRSGNPLAYLDSGATSQRPLQVLDAEREFLLTSNGAVHRGAHQLMEEATDAYEQGRADVAAFVGADPDELVFTKNATEALNLVSYVLGDKRFERAVGPGDVIVTTELEHHANLVPWQELSRRTGATLRWYGVTDDGRIDLDSLELDERVKIVAFTHHSNVTGAVAPVAELVGRARAVGALTVLDACQSVPHQPVDFHALDVDFAAFSGHKMLGPNGIGVLYGRREVLSALPPFLTGGSMIETVTMEASSYASVPQRFEAGTPMTSQVVGLGAATRYLGAIGMEAAQAHEHALVAAAIDGLSGIDAVRIIGPTSMENRASPVSFVVDGVHAHDVGQVLDDAGVAVRVGHHCAMPLHRRFGLAATARASFGVYNTAEEVERLVAGVRRALDFFGRG from the coding sequence ATGGCTACACCTTCGGCGGCGGTTTCTACCCTGGATGTCGCGGCCATCCGCGCCGACTTCCCGATCCTCAAGCGCGTCATGCGCAGCGGAAACCCGTTGGCGTACCTGGATTCCGGCGCGACCTCGCAGCGGCCGCTGCAGGTACTCGACGCCGAGCGGGAGTTCCTGCTGACCTCCAACGGCGCCGTGCACCGCGGTGCGCACCAGCTGATGGAGGAGGCCACCGACGCCTACGAGCAGGGGCGTGCCGACGTCGCTGCGTTCGTCGGGGCCGACCCCGACGAACTGGTGTTCACCAAGAATGCCACCGAGGCGCTCAACCTGGTGTCATATGTGCTGGGGGACAAGCGTTTCGAGCGTGCCGTCGGACCGGGCGACGTCATCGTCACCACCGAGCTCGAACACCACGCCAACCTGGTGCCCTGGCAGGAACTGTCCCGGCGCACCGGGGCGACCCTGCGCTGGTACGGCGTCACCGACGACGGGCGCATCGACCTGGACTCGCTCGAGCTCGACGAACGCGTCAAAATCGTCGCCTTCACCCATCATTCAAACGTGACCGGCGCGGTCGCCCCGGTGGCCGAACTGGTCGGCCGAGCCCGGGCCGTGGGCGCGCTCACCGTGCTGGACGCCTGCCAGTCGGTGCCGCACCAGCCCGTCGACTTCCACGCGCTCGACGTGGACTTCGCCGCGTTCTCGGGACATAAGATGTTGGGCCCCAACGGTATCGGTGTCCTGTACGGACGCCGCGAGGTGTTGTCGGCGCTGCCGCCGTTCTTGACCGGCGGCTCGATGATCGAGACCGTGACCATGGAGGCATCCAGCTACGCATCGGTGCCGCAGCGGTTCGAGGCGGGCACTCCGATGACGTCCCAGGTGGTCGGATTGGGCGCGGCCACCCGCTATCTCGGCGCCATCGGCATGGAAGCCGCGCAGGCCCACGAGCATGCGCTGGTGGCCGCGGCCATCGACGGGCTGTCCGGCATCGATGCCGTGCGCATCATCGGACCGACGTCCATGGAGAACCGCGCCTCGCCGGTGTCTTTCGTCGTCGACGGCGTGCACGCGCACGACGTCGGGCAGGTACTCGATGACGCGGGGGTCGCGGTGCGAGTGGGCCACCACTGCGCCATGCCGCTGCACCGCCGGTTCGGTCTGGCGGCCACCGCTCGGGCGTCCTTCGGGGTGTACAACACCGCCGAAGAGGTCGAACGGTTGGTGGCCGGCGTACGCCGCGCCCTGGATTTCTTTGGGAGAGGCTGA
- the sufU gene encoding Fe-S cluster assembly sulfur transfer protein SufU, whose protein sequence is MTLRLEQMYQDVILDHYKHPQHRGLREPFGAEVFHVNPVCGDEVTLRVALSEDGETVADVSYDGQGCSISQAATSVLTQQVIGQSVGEALETITAFTEMVSSRGTVEGDEDVLGDGIAFAGVAKYPARVKCALLGWMAFKDALAKAYSGKEADFEEATDERNHRAG, encoded by the coding sequence CTGACATTGCGTCTCGAGCAGATGTACCAGGACGTGATCCTGGACCATTACAAGCACCCGCAGCACCGCGGGCTGCGGGAGCCGTTCGGCGCCGAGGTTTTTCATGTCAACCCGGTCTGCGGTGACGAGGTGACCCTGCGGGTCGCGCTGTCCGAGGACGGCGAGACCGTCGCCGACGTGTCCTACGACGGGCAGGGCTGCTCGATCAGCCAGGCGGCGACCTCGGTGCTCACGCAGCAGGTGATCGGCCAAAGCGTCGGCGAGGCGCTCGAGACCATCACCGCGTTCACCGAAATGGTGTCCTCGCGCGGGACCGTCGAAGGCGACGAGGACGTGCTGGGTGACGGGATCGCCTTCGCCGGGGTGGCCAAGTACCCGGCACGGGTCAAATGCGCGCTGTTGGGCTGGATGGCGTTCAAAGATGCTTTGGCCAAGGCTTATTCGGGCAAAGAAGCGGACTTCGAGGAGGCTACAGATGAGCGAAACCACCGCGCAGGATGA
- a CDS encoding metal-sulfur cluster assembly factor: MSETTAQDEEFLADLEEAMRDVVDPELGINVVDLGLVYGLNVEAGDDGTVALIDMTLTSAACPLTDVIEDQSRSALVGAGLVDDLRINWVWNPPWGPDKITEDGREQLRALGFTV; this comes from the coding sequence ATGAGCGAAACCACCGCGCAGGATGAAGAATTCCTCGCCGACCTCGAGGAGGCGATGCGCGACGTGGTCGACCCCGAACTCGGGATCAACGTCGTCGATCTGGGGCTCGTCTACGGGCTGAACGTCGAGGCGGGCGACGACGGGACGGTCGCCCTGATCGACATGACGCTGACCTCGGCGGCTTGCCCGCTGACCGATGTCATCGAAGACCAGTCACGCAGCGCGCTGGTGGGCGCCGGCCTGGTCGACGACCTGCGGATCAACTGGGTGTGGAACCCGCCGTGGGGCCCGGACAAGATCACCGAGGACGGCCGCGAGCAATTGCGCGCCCTCGGTTTCACCGTCTGA
- a CDS encoding DUF5666 domain-containing protein: MKTRRTQIALGAVVAFIALCVAMCGSSHDASNSSAPRAVTAVPPSAAPSAAPPPVPPPPPVGKDYVEGMVQSNSDGTIALRTRTGSATVDYTPQTRVVDVTPAKLTDVTPGSCVNVRATPQSAPPPGAITAQAVTVTQSADGKCPPPAGFYGTVASVSGNTIAVNGLGPGGPGAATNVTVADSTSYQRQTPSDAQDITNGKCIGAQGTQDGGVLHATMISVETCPPMGHPHHHLQLPHLPHIHL; this comes from the coding sequence TTGAAGACCCGGCGGACACAGATCGCGCTCGGCGCGGTGGTCGCCTTCATCGCACTGTGCGTCGCCATGTGCGGCTCCTCGCATGACGCCTCGAACAGCAGCGCGCCACGCGCCGTCACGGCGGTCCCGCCCAGCGCGGCACCCAGCGCGGCGCCACCACCGGTACCCCCGCCACCTCCGGTCGGCAAGGACTACGTCGAGGGCATGGTGCAGTCGAATTCGGATGGCACGATCGCACTTCGAACGCGGACCGGCTCGGCGACGGTGGACTACACACCCCAAACCAGGGTCGTCGACGTCACCCCGGCGAAGCTGACCGATGTGACGCCCGGCAGTTGCGTAAATGTCCGCGCCACCCCGCAGAGCGCGCCACCTCCCGGTGCGATCACCGCGCAGGCGGTGACCGTCACCCAGTCCGCGGACGGCAAGTGTCCGCCGCCCGCCGGGTTCTACGGCACTGTCGCCTCGGTCTCGGGCAACACCATCGCCGTCAACGGTCTGGGCCCCGGCGGACCGGGCGCCGCCACCAACGTGACCGTCGCCGACTCGACCTCATACCAGCGGCAGACGCCCTCGGACGCCCAGGACATCACGAACGGCAAATGCATTGGGGCACAGGGAACTCAAGACGGCGGCGTCCTGCATGCGACGATGATCAGCGTGGAGACGTGCCCGCCGATGGGGCACCCGCACCACCACCTGCAGCTGCCCCATCTCCCCCACATCCACCTCTAG
- a CDS encoding DUF5666 domain-containing protein, with protein MSASVPRLTRLAVFAVAGATALSLSACGSSNKSSPTSTSTSTSTSVVTSTKTSSTPNAEARGSGLIASVAGNSIQVTKEDNATASVNFTSTTKITEAVPAGLPDVTPGSCVSVKPTEGSAPGQAVTAASVKISESVNGACPKPPQSAPGASTTTPPSLPPSQAPAKPAWVRGSVASVSGNTINLTNTDPSGNTTQTTVTVDDKTKYSKQTSANTDAITPGKCLWARGTQDNGGALQATSIKLRQAVDGKCGKPKQPGQGG; from the coding sequence ATGTCTGCCAGCGTGCCCCGGCTCACTCGCTTAGCGGTATTCGCCGTCGCGGGAGCCACCGCTTTGTCCCTGTCTGCCTGTGGCTCTTCGAACAAATCCAGCCCCACGTCCACCTCGACCTCAACCTCGACGTCGGTCGTGACGTCGACGAAGACATCGTCCACCCCTAACGCCGAAGCGCGGGGCAGCGGTCTGATCGCCTCGGTGGCGGGCAATTCCATTCAGGTCACCAAAGAGGACAACGCGACCGCGTCGGTGAACTTCACCTCGACCACCAAGATCACCGAGGCCGTTCCGGCCGGGCTGCCGGACGTCACGCCCGGCAGCTGCGTCAGCGTGAAGCCGACGGAGGGATCGGCGCCCGGGCAGGCCGTGACCGCCGCGTCGGTGAAGATCAGCGAGTCCGTCAACGGCGCCTGCCCGAAGCCGCCGCAATCCGCGCCGGGCGCTTCGACCACCACGCCGCCGTCGCTCCCGCCGTCGCAGGCGCCCGCGAAGCCGGCCTGGGTCCGGGGCTCGGTGGCGTCGGTTTCCGGTAACACGATCAACCTGACGAACACGGATCCCAGCGGCAACACCACGCAAACGACCGTGACGGTCGATGACAAGACCAAGTACAGCAAGCAGACGTCCGCCAACACCGACGCGATCACGCCGGGCAAATGCCTGTGGGCACGCGGAACCCAGGACAACGGCGGCGCGCTGCAGGCGACGAGCATCAAGCTACGACAGGCCGTCGACGGCAAGTGCGGCAAGCCCAAGCAGCCTGGCCAGGGTGGCTGA